A region of the Flavobacteriales bacterium genome:
ATTCCCCTGGCTTACTCGACTAGGGGACGTTTATTTTAAGTTTCTGTTTAATACACTTACCAATAATTTCTTTACTGTTTCCATTTCATTGGGGTTGCTAGATGCAATAAACAATGTGATACTTGCCAAGGCTTCATTACTTATTATAGGCTCACCATCTTTATTTGTAAGCATATTGTTTTGTTCAAGAAACATTAGAAAACAAGCAGCTGCAATTCTTTTATTACCATCAGTAAATGCATGATTTTTAATGATTAGGTATAAGAGCGTCGCCGCTTTTTCTTCGAGACTAGGGTAGAAGTCATCGTTTGCAAATCCCTTGGTTATTTGATTTATGGAGCTTTCAAACCCTTGATCTTTTTCTAATCCGAATACATTGGAGTTAAATTCTAATTTCATTTGATCGATCAAACCCTGATATGCTTCTTTTTTGGGAAATTTGGCTTTACGCATTGTAAGGCCTTTTGAATCTAATCGCTCATTGTCGTAGTCGTCAAGAAGAGTAAGGCCTTTTGAATAATTTTCTAGCCATTGCAATCCACTTTCTTCTGATTTTTCTTCGATTGATCGACTTATTATTTGAATACCAGTCTTTAGAACTTTTAATTCGTGTTTGGTTTGTATAAGTCTTGCTTCATTTATGGCATAGCCTTTTATTAAATAATCGTTTAGTCTTTGAGTTGCCCATATTCTGAATTGCGTACCTTGTTTTG
Encoded here:
- a CDS encoding virulence protein RhuM/Fic/DOC family protein — protein: MKNAIEIYQNKDGQNSVQVKIIDNSVWLSRLQLSELFDRDIKTIGKHVNNVFKEGELVKDSVVAKFATTADDGKTYQVEHYNLDVIISVGYRVKSKQGTQFRIWATQRLNDYLIKGYAINEARLIQTKHELKVLKTGIQIISRSIEEKSEESGLQWLENYSKGLTLLDDYDNERLDSKGLTMRKAKFPKKEAYQGLIDQMKLEFNSNVFGLEKDQGFESSINQITKGFANDDFYPSLEEKAATLLYLIIKNHAFTDGNKRIAAACFLMFLEQNNMLTNKDGEPIISNEALASITLFIASSNPNEMETVKKLLVSVLNRNLK